Proteins encoded within one genomic window of Gimesia chilikensis:
- a CDS encoding N-acyl-D-amino-acid deacylase family protein, producing MNLLRLQVSLCLLLLALMPLRTLSAQESASYDLLLKGGTIIDGTGKAGFTGDLAIKDDRIVKIAPEIKASADQVISCKGLVIAPGFIDLHNHSDRQIVSPLTRANMNFITQGCTTVVTGNCGSGPVDTGEYYRQIDAAGSGTNVMHLIPQGSLRDHVMGSGQREPTEEELKKMQELARRAMLDGAWGMSTGLIYVPSSYADTDELITLAKIVAEYNGIYASHIRNESTELLAAVNEALKIGQQAKMPVHISHFKSSGRDAWGLVLRAAAMIDEARQQGQTVTADQYPYIASSTSLGATLIPAWARAGGNKELVARLEAPETSEKIIKQIEKNIEKREGGSAVRIARYADRPDWVGKNLQQIADQEQKSILEIVLEITRRGGASVVNFSMNEEDVRQIMKIDWVATASDGRAYLPGSDRPHPRNYGTFPRKLGYYSLQEKVIPLEKAVRSASGLPADILGLTDRGYLKEGAYADIVVFDPAKLIDQATFDNPHQYSEGIRYLFVNGTPAINGGFPTGSLAGKALRRPQPEK from the coding sequence ATGAATCTGCTCCGTCTGCAAGTCAGCCTGTGCCTGCTGTTACTGGCTCTGATGCCCCTCAGAACGCTCTCCGCCCAGGAATCTGCCTCGTACGACCTGCTGCTCAAAGGGGGCACGATCATCGATGGAACAGGAAAAGCAGGTTTTACAGGAGATCTGGCGATCAAGGATGACCGGATCGTCAAAATTGCCCCGGAAATCAAGGCATCCGCTGATCAGGTCATTTCCTGCAAGGGACTGGTCATCGCCCCGGGATTCATCGACCTGCATAATCACAGCGATCGGCAGATTGTTTCCCCCCTGACCCGGGCGAATATGAACTTTATCACCCAGGGATGTACCACCGTGGTCACGGGAAACTGCGGTAGTGGCCCGGTTGATACAGGGGAATATTATCGGCAGATTGACGCCGCGGGTAGCGGGACGAATGTGATGCACCTGATTCCGCAGGGTTCTCTGCGAGACCACGTAATGGGCTCCGGTCAGCGGGAACCGACGGAAGAAGAACTGAAGAAGATGCAGGAGCTGGCCCGCCGGGCGATGCTGGACGGTGCCTGGGGGATGTCGACTGGTTTGATCTATGTGCCGAGCTCGTATGCAGATACGGATGAGCTGATTACGCTGGCCAAGATCGTCGCCGAGTATAACGGCATTTATGCCAGTCATATAAGGAACGAAAGCACCGAGCTGCTGGCAGCCGTGAATGAGGCTTTAAAGATCGGCCAGCAGGCCAAGATGCCTGTACATATTTCCCATTTCAAATCGAGTGGTCGGGATGCCTGGGGGCTGGTACTGCGCGCCGCGGCGATGATCGACGAAGCCCGCCAGCAGGGTCAGACGGTGACTGCGGACCAGTATCCTTATATCGCGTCCAGCACATCACTGGGCGCCACCCTGATTCCAGCCTGGGCCCGGGCTGGAGGCAACAAGGAACTGGTGGCCCGCCTGGAAGCCCCGGAGACCTCAGAGAAGATCATTAAACAGATCGAGAAGAACATTGAAAAACGGGAAGGCGGAAGTGCGGTCCGGATTGCCCGCTACGCGGATCGTCCCGACTGGGTGGGTAAGAACCTGCAGCAGATTGCGGATCAGGAGCAGAAAAGCATCCTGGAAATCGTGCTCGAGATCACCCGACGCGGGGGCGCGTCGGTCGTTAACTTCAGCATGAACGAAGAGGACGTGCGTCAGATAATGAAAATCGACTGGGTTGCGACCGCGTCAGACGGACGAGCCTATCTGCCCGGTTCAGATCGTCCGCATCCCCGTAACTACGGCACCTTTCCGCGGAAACTCGGTTATTATTCGCTGCAGGAAAAAGTAATCCCGCTGGAAAAGGCCGTTCGCAGTGCCAGCGGCCTGCCGGCTGACATCCTGGGCTTAACGGACCGGGGCTATTTGAAGGAAGGCGCTTATGCGGATATCGTAGTCTTCGATCCCGCGAAGCTGATCGATCAGGCGACGTTTGACAATCCGCATCAGTATTCCGAGGGAATCCGTTACCTGTTTGTGAATGGGACTCCTGCCATCAACGGTGGATTTCCCACAGGCAGCCTGGCGGGCAAAGCACTCCGTCGTCCGCAACCGGAAAAGTAA
- the typA gene encoding translational GTPase TypA has product MKREDVRNIAIIAHVDHGKTTLVDALLHQSGQFRDSQLKGDCILDSNDLERERGITILAKNIALMYKGVKINIIDTPGHADFGGEVERVLRMADGVLILVDAFEGPRPQTRFVLKKALECHLKPLVVINKIDRPDCRPDHVLSEMFDLFVDLDADDETLDFPYIYASAREGFATHDLDNFGDSIHPLLDMVLEKVPAPEVEFDAPLKMMVTTLEWSEYVGRVATGRISTGKVRRGEKVTLIKAGGKHINCTVDSVELFNNLGRAPVEEATAGDIVALVGLDNPEIGDTVACALKPEALERIDVDEPTLSMLFTINSSPLAGQDGKYVTSRNLRERLMRELESNVALRVTEREDKDSFSVSGRGVLHLSVLIEQMRREGYELSVGKPEVIRKKIDDKWHEPFEELVVDVPADSVGSVMELVCARRGQIIDMTAGETGMSHLKFSIPARGLIGLRTRLLNATKGEAIINHRFEGYKPSEGEVPRRANGVMVSQAKGQAVGYALWKLQERAEFFVSPGDDVYEGMIIGENARENDLVVNPIRGKKLTNVRASGSDENVALKPARDMSLEAALEYIEQDEYVEITPKLIRLRKIYLTENERKRQHRSANA; this is encoded by the coding sequence ATGAAACGAGAAGATGTGCGGAACATTGCTATCATTGCGCACGTGGACCACGGGAAGACCACGCTGGTCGACGCCCTGCTACACCAGAGCGGCCAGTTCCGGGATTCCCAGTTGAAAGGTGACTGTATTCTGGATTCGAACGATCTGGAACGCGAACGGGGAATCACCATCCTGGCCAAGAACATTGCCCTGATGTACAAGGGCGTGAAAATCAACATCATCGATACCCCGGGCCACGCCGACTTCGGTGGCGAAGTCGAGCGCGTGCTCCGCATGGCCGATGGTGTGCTGATTCTGGTGGATGCCTTTGAAGGCCCCCGTCCCCAGACCCGCTTCGTATTGAAAAAGGCCCTCGAGTGTCATCTGAAGCCTCTCGTGGTGATCAACAAGATCGACCGCCCCGACTGCCGCCCCGATCACGTGCTGAGCGAAATGTTCGACCTCTTCGTCGATCTGGATGCAGACGACGAAACGCTCGATTTCCCTTACATCTACGCCAGTGCCCGTGAAGGCTTCGCCACACACGATCTGGACAACTTCGGCGACAGCATCCATCCGCTGCTGGACATGGTGCTTGAGAAAGTACCCGCTCCGGAAGTCGAATTCGACGCCCCGCTGAAGATGATGGTCACGACCCTCGAATGGTCTGAATACGTGGGCCGCGTAGCCACCGGTCGTATCAGCACCGGTAAAGTCCGACGCGGTGAAAAGGTCACCCTGATCAAGGCCGGCGGAAAGCATATCAACTGTACCGTCGATTCGGTCGAACTGTTCAATAACCTGGGACGGGCTCCCGTTGAAGAAGCCACCGCCGGCGATATCGTCGCTTTGGTTGGTCTGGACAATCCTGAAATCGGCGACACCGTTGCCTGTGCACTGAAACCTGAAGCCTTGGAACGTATCGACGTTGATGAGCCGACACTCTCGATGTTGTTTACCATCAACAGTTCTCCGCTGGCGGGGCAGGATGGCAAATACGTCACCAGCCGTAACCTGCGGGAACGTCTGATGCGTGAGCTCGAATCGAACGTGGCTCTGCGTGTCACCGAACGGGAAGATAAAGACTCGTTCTCTGTTTCCGGTCGTGGCGTGCTGCACCTCTCCGTACTCATCGAACAGATGCGTCGCGAAGGTTATGAGCTTTCCGTTGGTAAGCCTGAAGTAATTCGCAAGAAGATTGACGATAAATGGCACGAACCGTTCGAAGAACTCGTTGTCGACGTGCCTGCGGATTCGGTCGGTTCCGTGATGGAACTGGTCTGTGCCCGTCGAGGACAGATTATCGACATGACGGCAGGCGAAACCGGAATGTCACATCTCAAGTTTTCGATTCCCGCCCGCGGGCTGATCGGTCTGCGAACCCGTCTGCTCAACGCGACCAAAGGGGAAGCGATCATCAACCACCGCTTCGAAGGCTACAAGCCCAGCGAAGGGGAAGTTCCCCGTCGTGCGAACGGCGTGATGGTCTCCCAGGCCAAAGGGCAAGCCGTAGGCTATGCTCTCTGGAAACTGCAGGAACGGGCTGAATTTTTCGTTTCTCCCGGAGATGATGTCTACGAAGGAATGATCATCGGCGAAAACGCCCGTGAGAATGACCTCGTCGTCAATCCGATCCGCGGTAAAAAACTGACGAACGTGCGTGCTTCCGGTTCTGATGAAAACGTTGCCCTCAAGCCGGCCCGGGATATGAGTCTCGAAGCCGCCCTGGAGTACATCGAGCAGGACGAATATGTGGAGATCACTCCCAAGCTGATCCGTCTCCGCAAGATCTACCTCACGGAAAACGAGCGGAAACGCCAGCACCGCAGTGCGAATGCTTAA
- a CDS encoding SGNH/GDSL hydrolase family protein yields the protein MPEFTAPEPQSGGRPVILLGASNLTRDFPLILRLLQPSIGVPCDIYTALGHGRSYGTWSRLLHRALPGISRCDLWQALPTPDRISEQPLALLTDIGNDLIYGQTVDAIFSWVRLCLDQLQAIDARVTITLLPEFTLAKLSNLRFEMTRRLFFPKNPASLPDLIQKVGELNQRLAELAGDPRIRIVAPQPEWYGFDPIHYRASQRARLWKTILTSWELENLEQQTVRNRVLDGWYAFTYLPPAVRRRWGKEIRSSQPTRMFADGTRISVY from the coding sequence ATGCCTGAATTCACTGCTCCAGAGCCACAGTCCGGCGGACGTCCGGTGATTCTGCTGGGAGCAAGTAACCTGACCAGAGACTTTCCTCTGATTCTGCGTCTCCTGCAGCCGAGCATAGGGGTTCCCTGTGACATCTATACCGCCCTCGGGCATGGACGCTCATACGGAACCTGGAGTCGTCTGCTGCACCGTGCCCTGCCCGGCATCTCCCGCTGTGATTTGTGGCAGGCATTACCCACACCGGATCGAATTTCGGAACAGCCCCTCGCGCTGTTGACTGATATCGGCAATGATCTGATTTACGGTCAAACGGTCGATGCCATCTTCAGTTGGGTCAGGCTCTGCCTGGATCAATTACAGGCGATCGATGCCCGGGTAACAATCACATTACTTCCCGAGTTCACACTCGCGAAACTCTCAAATCTGCGTTTTGAGATGACGCGACGGCTGTTCTTCCCGAAAAACCCGGCCTCACTTCCCGATCTGATTCAGAAAGTCGGCGAGTTGAATCAGCGACTCGCCGAACTGGCTGGAGATCCCCGTATCCGGATTGTGGCTCCCCAGCCTGAGTGGTATGGCTTTGATCCCATCCACTACCGCGCCTCTCAACGGGCCCGGTTATGGAAAACAATTCTGACCAGTTGGGAACTGGAGAATCTGGAACAACAGACAGTCCGCAATCGCGTGCTGGATGGCTGGTATGCCTTCACTTATCTGCCCCCCGCGGTCAGGCGTCGCTGGGGTAAAGAGATCCGAAGCAGTCAGCCGACCCGGATGTTCGCCGATGGCACCCGCATCTCCGTTTATTGA
- the tig gene encoding trigger factor, with product MSDDLATTEETVSTEGEYKMSATADIKEVGPCKKHVTVSVPRSDIEHFYSESVSELGDQATVPGFRVGHVPKKLIEKRFRQELNDQVKQRVLMESLELIAEDNDLDPINEPTIDVESLEIPEDGEFTFEFEVEVRPDFKLPEYKGLSLERPVREIGDKDIEEYLNRFLGQYGEMEERKGAAEKEDYLELSIKFEHDGKPLSEIAELVVPLRPILRLRDAEIKDFGEVMADVKAGDTRETEFEVSAEADQIEMRGEKVKATFTVKTVKFIQPPEINEELLERIGAESEEELREEIKNILERQVTYEQRQSTRTQVLEKITESADWDLPETLVSKQVENALRREILEMQQAGFSRQDIQARENELRQQAISSTRQALKEHFVLDKIATTENLMVDPSEIDMEIYYMAMQQGESPRRVRARMVKSGMIENLEAQLRERKAVDVILEKAEYKETEMKKPEENKVSAIARSVCSSFAGSAAEAEEEEEAEGED from the coding sequence GTGTCTGACGATCTCGCAACGACAGAAGAAACCGTCTCCACCGAAGGCGAGTATAAAATGTCTGCGACCGCCGATATTAAAGAGGTGGGTCCCTGTAAAAAACATGTGACTGTATCAGTCCCCCGTTCTGACATTGAGCACTTCTACTCTGAGTCTGTCTCTGAACTGGGTGATCAGGCAACAGTTCCCGGTTTCCGCGTTGGCCATGTTCCCAAGAAGCTGATCGAAAAACGTTTCCGCCAGGAACTCAACGATCAGGTCAAACAGCGGGTCCTGATGGAAAGCCTGGAACTGATCGCTGAAGACAATGACCTGGATCCGATCAACGAGCCAACCATTGATGTCGAAAGCCTGGAAATTCCAGAAGACGGCGAATTCACCTTCGAATTTGAAGTCGAAGTTCGTCCTGATTTCAAACTGCCCGAATACAAAGGGTTGTCGCTGGAACGTCCTGTCCGCGAAATCGGCGACAAAGACATCGAAGAATACCTCAACCGCTTCCTCGGCCAGTACGGCGAAATGGAAGAACGGAAAGGTGCTGCTGAAAAAGAAGATTACCTCGAACTGTCAATCAAGTTCGAACACGACGGCAAGCCACTCAGCGAAATCGCTGAACTGGTAGTTCCGCTCCGTCCGATCCTGCGTCTGCGTGATGCCGAAATCAAAGACTTCGGCGAAGTCATGGCTGACGTTAAAGCCGGCGACACTCGCGAAACCGAATTTGAAGTTTCTGCAGAAGCCGATCAGATCGAAATGCGTGGCGAAAAGGTCAAAGCGACTTTCACCGTGAAGACCGTCAAGTTCATCCAGCCTCCGGAAATCAACGAAGAGCTGCTGGAACGGATCGGTGCCGAATCGGAAGAAGAACTCCGCGAAGAAATCAAAAACATCCTGGAACGTCAGGTGACTTACGAGCAGCGTCAGTCTACCCGTACCCAGGTTCTGGAAAAGATCACCGAGTCTGCCGACTGGGATCTGCCGGAAACACTGGTTTCCAAGCAGGTGGAAAACGCACTGCGTCGGGAAATCCTCGAAATGCAGCAGGCCGGTTTCTCCCGCCAGGATATCCAGGCTCGCGAAAACGAACTGCGTCAGCAGGCGATTTCCAGCACTCGTCAGGCACTCAAAGAGCACTTCGTGCTGGACAAGATTGCCACGACCGAAAACCTGATGGTCGATCCTTCCGAAATCGACATGGAAATCTACTACATGGCCATGCAGCAGGGTGAAAGCCCCCGCCGCGTACGGGCTCGTATGGTCAAATCCGGCATGATTGAAAACCTGGAAGCTCAGCTGCGTGAGCGTAAAGCGGTTGACGTCATCCTGGAAAAAGCTGAATACAAAGAAACCGAGATGAAGAAGCCAGAGGAAAACAAAGTCTCTGCTATCGCTCGCTCGGTCTGCTCCAGCTTCGCCGGCTCCGCTGCGGAAGCTGAAGAGGAAGAAGAAGCAGAAGGCGAAGACTAA
- a CDS encoding Flp family type IVb pilin, with amino-acid sequence MKNIINSLINDEAGFIVSAELVLISSIAVLAMIVGLSEVANNVNQELEDVGSAFSSINQTYNLCEVSGHKGELSGSNFRDCPDFCSGQWDIY; translated from the coding sequence ATGAAAAACATCATCAACTCACTGATCAACGACGAAGCCGGTTTCATTGTTTCTGCAGAACTGGTTCTGATTTCCTCGATCGCCGTACTGGCCATGATCGTCGGACTGTCTGAAGTCGCTAATAACGTGAACCAGGAACTGGAAGATGTCGGATCCGCTTTCTCCAGCATCAACCAGACTTACAACCTCTGTGAAGTCTCAGGTCACAAAGGGGAACTCAGTGGCAGCAATTTCCGTGACTGCCCCGACTTCTGCTCAGGTCAGTGGGACATCTACTAA
- a CDS encoding branched-chain amino acid aminotransferase → MNSVLMRFMNEEAGFIVSAELVLISTIAVLAMIVGLSEVAHGINQELEDVGSAFGRINQSFYVAGAHGHKACTDGSSFRDQADFCDGENDIVCDRPPRSEGNGYYY, encoded by the coding sequence ATGAATAGTGTGCTGATGCGTTTCATGAACGAAGAGGCGGGCTTTATTGTCTCTGCCGAACTGGTACTGATCTCAACGATCGCCGTCCTGGCGATGATTGTAGGGCTCAGTGAAGTCGCCCATGGTATTAACCAGGAACTGGAAGATGTCGGCTCGGCGTTTGGCCGCATCAATCAGAGTTTCTATGTTGCAGGGGCGCATGGCCACAAGGCCTGCACAGACGGCAGCAGTTTCCGCGATCAGGCGGATTTCTGTGACGGCGAGAATGACATCGTCTGTGATCGTCCGCCCCGCAGCGAAGGGAACGGCTACTACTATTAA
- a CDS encoding Gfo/Idh/MocA family protein yields MKDSNRTVRWGILGTARIAEKISIAIHQAENAELTCIASRDATRAADWAEKHHVKRSVGSYDALIHDPDIDAVYIPLPPALHGEWTVRAARAGKHVLCEKPLALNVNQAREMRRVCLENEVQLMDGVMWYHHPRAQEMLELIRSDALGEHRRITSAFTFNWDTVPEGDLRLQRDLGGGSLGDLGWYCIGVALWAFNELPTKVFGTARPYNDVDYNFSGIMWFSKDRIASFDCGFDVNMRKWFELAGTKASLICDDFTRPWENTKPAFEVKDSWGKITRHETANPLQETCMINHFCDIIRSGRLEQQWPDLGINTQRVLNALDYSARTETVVNLADFFPK; encoded by the coding sequence ATGAAAGACTCAAACCGGACTGTGCGCTGGGGCATCCTGGGTACGGCCCGTATCGCCGAGAAGATCAGCATTGCAATTCACCAGGCAGAGAATGCCGAGTTGACCTGCATCGCCAGCCGCGATGCCACCCGCGCTGCCGACTGGGCAGAAAAGCATCACGTCAAACGCAGCGTTGGCAGCTATGACGCATTGATCCACGATCCCGATATCGATGCCGTCTACATTCCACTCCCACCGGCACTGCATGGCGAGTGGACCGTTCGCGCCGCCCGCGCAGGCAAACACGTATTATGTGAAAAGCCCCTGGCACTCAATGTGAACCAGGCGCGCGAAATGCGACGCGTCTGTCTGGAAAACGAAGTTCAGCTGATGGATGGCGTGATGTGGTATCACCATCCGCGTGCGCAAGAGATGCTCGAACTGATTCGCAGCGACGCGCTGGGAGAACACCGCAGGATCACTTCCGCTTTCACCTTCAACTGGGATACCGTCCCTGAAGGAGACCTCCGTCTGCAGCGCGATCTGGGAGGCGGTTCCTTAGGTGACCTGGGCTGGTACTGTATTGGAGTCGCCCTCTGGGCATTCAATGAACTGCCCACCAAAGTCTTCGGAACCGCACGACCTTATAATGACGTCGATTATAATTTCTCCGGAATCATGTGGTTCAGCAAAGATCGCATCGCATCCTTTGATTGTGGTTTTGATGTCAACATGCGAAAGTGGTTTGAACTGGCCGGCACAAAAGCCTCACTGATCTGTGATGACTTCACCCGCCCTTGGGAAAACACCAAACCCGCCTTTGAAGTCAAAGACTCCTGGGGAAAGATCACCCGACACGAAACCGCGAATCCGCTGCAGGAAACCTGTATGATCAACCATTTCTGCGACATTATCCGTTCGGGACGACTGGAGCAGCAGTGGCCTGATCTGGGGATCAATACCCAGCGGGTACTCAACGCGCTGGACTACTCGGCTCGTACGGAAACTGTAGTCAACCTGGCCGACTTCTTTCCTAAATAA
- the ettA gene encoding energy-dependent translational throttle protein EttA, with amino-acid sequence MAQQYIMQLEGVTKVFEQKEILKDIWLSFFPGAKIGVLGVNGAGKSTLLKIMSGEDTSFQGDVRPAKGIKIGYFKQEPDLNPEQTVEECIAEAVAESQSILDRYNEVNMKFAEDPSPEEMEKLIEEQATLQDQIDAANLWELDRTLEIAMDAMRVPPGDAIIGSLSGGEQRRVALCKILLQNPDLLLLDEPTNHLDAESVAWLERYLHDFQGTVVAITHDRYFLDNVAGWILELERGRGLPFEGNYSSWLEQKQARLKVEEKQESKRQKFLKRELEWVRMSPKAQASKNKARVQRYQELAAEEYEKRDDASDIQIPVSRSLGSKVLIANNLTKGFGDKLLFENFTFELPPGGIVGVIGPNGAGKTTLFKMIMGLEEPDSGTLEIGESVELSYVDQSRDALDPKKTVYEEISQGHDHLVVGKSSVHARTYVGRFNFKGPDQQKLVGELSGGERNRVHMAKLLRSGGNLLLLDEPTNDLDVDTLRSLEEGLEHFSGCALVVSHDRWFLDRLATHIIAFEGDSKVRFFEGNYKMYEARRHEELGADADSPHRIQYKPLSR; translated from the coding sequence ATGGCACAACAATACATCATGCAACTGGAAGGCGTTACCAAAGTCTTTGAACAGAAAGAGATTCTGAAAGACATTTGGCTCTCATTCTTCCCTGGCGCAAAAATTGGTGTTCTGGGGGTCAACGGTGCTGGTAAAAGTACCCTGCTGAAAATCATGTCAGGGGAAGACACCAGCTTCCAGGGGGATGTCCGCCCTGCCAAAGGCATCAAGATCGGTTACTTCAAGCAGGAACCGGATCTGAATCCTGAACAGACCGTGGAAGAATGTATCGCCGAAGCGGTGGCTGAATCCCAGTCGATCCTCGACCGCTATAATGAAGTCAACATGAAGTTCGCGGAAGATCCTTCTCCTGAAGAGATGGAAAAGCTGATCGAAGAACAGGCGACACTGCAGGACCAGATCGATGCAGCCAACCTCTGGGAACTGGATCGCACCCTGGAAATCGCCATGGACGCCATGCGTGTTCCGCCGGGAGACGCCATCATCGGCAGTCTGTCCGGGGGAGAGCAGCGGCGTGTTGCCCTCTGTAAAATCCTGCTGCAGAACCCTGACCTGCTGCTGCTGGACGAACCGACGAACCACTTGGACGCCGAATCGGTCGCCTGGCTGGAGCGTTACCTGCACGACTTCCAGGGAACCGTTGTGGCGATTACCCACGACCGCTACTTCCTCGATAACGTCGCAGGCTGGATTCTGGAACTGGAACGGGGCCGTGGTCTGCCTTTCGAAGGGAACTACTCTTCGTGGCTGGAGCAGAAACAGGCACGTCTGAAAGTCGAAGAAAAACAGGAATCGAAACGGCAGAAGTTCCTCAAACGCGAACTCGAGTGGGTCCGCATGTCACCCAAGGCACAGGCTTCGAAAAACAAGGCCCGTGTGCAACGCTACCAGGAACTGGCTGCGGAAGAATACGAAAAACGCGACGATGCTTCCGACATTCAGATTCCGGTTTCCCGGTCGCTGGGCAGCAAGGTGCTCATCGCGAATAACCTCACCAAAGGCTTCGGCGACAAACTGCTGTTTGAGAATTTCACCTTCGAACTGCCCCCTGGCGGGATTGTCGGCGTGATTGGTCCAAACGGGGCCGGTAAAACGACGCTCTTTAAAATGATCATGGGTCTCGAAGAGCCGGACAGCGGAACCCTGGAAATCGGCGAATCGGTTGAACTCTCTTATGTCGACCAGAGCCGCGATGCCCTCGATCCGAAGAAAACGGTTTACGAAGAAATTTCCCAGGGACACGATCATCTGGTCGTCGGTAAATCGAGCGTGCATGCCCGCACGTATGTCGGCCGATTCAACTTCAAGGGACCCGATCAGCAGAAACTGGTTGGCGAACTCTCTGGTGGGGAACGTAACCGCGTGCATATGGCGAAACTGCTCCGCTCGGGTGGTAATCTGCTGCTGCTGGACGAACCGACCAACGACCTCGACGTGGATACCCTGCGTTCGCTGGAAGAAGGACTCGAGCACTTCAGTGGCTGTGCCCTGGTAGTCAGCCACGACCGCTGGTTCCTCGACCGTCTGGCAACACACATCATTGCCTTTGAAGGTGACAGCAAAGTCCGCTTCTTTGAAGGCAACTACAAAATGTACGAAGCCCGTCGCCACGAAGAACTGGGAGCCGATGCCGACTCTCCGCACCGGATTCAGTACAAACCACTGTCACGTTAA